A genome region from Cyprinus carpio isolate SPL01 chromosome B23, ASM1834038v1, whole genome shotgun sequence includes the following:
- the LOC109113210 gene encoding Krueppel-like factor 15, producing MVDHLLLDEETFFPYTCLLPVHNPSDMVTDEGVYHMLPSPFSEDNLSDSSSPCSCSSPESQVLGSSCGSNSSGDSQDGLLDFLHSQSLTVSQNTPSSTTISPMVPPVLPMGLAWESRRDRTTKEECFEFPVFPGDLEDHEGQLFQPTLEEIEEFLEENMEVVALKEEAGEGLVTCESIQGPTSEPWAQNLDQTVPVSCDIVDANSDPKSAQYAEGASTNPQNTLKKEDSSGKVVMVESPSMPVILQLQPIQVKEELSPKTAPSPPTPQPASDIKITQLLVNIQGQTFALVPQVIPPASLNSSSSKFVRIAPVPIAAKPLGLGENGTVDGQGTGLVVGGHKFQKSSVADLIKMHKCTFPGCAKMYTKSSHLKAHLRRHTGEKPFACTWPGCGWRFSRSDELSRHRRSHSGVKPYQCPVCEKKFARSDHLSKHIKVHRFPRSSRTARTAH from the exons ATGGTGGATCACTTGCTGCTTGATGAAGAGACTTTCTTTCCTTACACTTGTTTGCTGCCAGTCCACAACCCATCGGATATGGTGACAGACGAGGGGGTGTACCATATGCTTCCATCACCATTCTCAGAGGATAACCTGAGTGACTCATCTAGTCCATGTTCCTGTTCCAGCCCTGAGTCTCAGGTGTTGGGCTCTAGTTGTGGGAGTAACTCAAGTGGAGACAGTCAAGATGGCCTCCTTGACTTCCTTCACTCTCAGTCCCTAACTGTGAGCCAAAACACGCCATCCTCCACCACCATATCTCCCATGGTCCCTCCTGTTCTGCCCATGGGTCTGGCTTGGGAGTCACGACGGGACCGCACCACCAAAGAGGAGTGCTTTGAGTTCCCGGTTTTCCCTGGAGATTTGGAGGACCATGAAGGGCAACTGTTTCAGCCCACTCTGGAGGAGATCGAGGAGTTCCTGGAGGAGAACATGGAAGTGGTAGCCTTGAAAGAGGAAGCTGGAGAGGGTCTAGTGACCTGTGAGAGCATCCAAGGACCTACATCTGAACCTTGGGCTCAAAACTTAGACCAAACAGTGCCTGTCTCATGTGACATAGTTGACGCCAACTCTGATCCCAAAAGTGCACAATACGCAGAAGGGGCCTCTACAAATCCTCAGAACACACTGAAAAAGGAGGACTCTTCTGGGAAGGTAGTGATGGTGGAGAGTCCAAGCATGCCTGTGATCTTACAGCTCCAGCCCATTCAAGTGAAAGAGGAACTAAGCCCTAAAACTGCCCCCTCGCCACCAACACCACAACCTGCCTCAGACATCAAAATAACCCAGCTCCTTGTCAACATCCAGGGTCAAACCTTCGCCCTGGTTCCTCAGGTGATCCCACCGGCAAGCCTTAACAGCTCTTCCTCCAAGTTTGTCCGTATTGCCCCAGTACCCATTGCCGCTAAGCCCTTAGGTCTAGGGGAGAACGGAACAGTTGATGGCCAGGGAACAGGGCTTGTAGTTGGGGGTCACAAATTCCAGAAGAGCTCGGTAGCTGATCTTATTAAAATGCACAAGTGTACTTTTCCTGGCTGTGCCAAAATGTACACCAAGAGCAGCCACCTAAAGGCGCACCTGAGGAGACACACTGGTGAGAAACCATTTGCCTGCACTTGGCCTGGCTGCGGCTGGAG ATTCTCCCGGTCGGACGAGCTGTCACGGCATCGCCGGTCTCATTCTGGAGTTAAGCCCTACCAGTGCCCCGTCTGCGAGAAGAAATTTGCCCGCAGCGATCACCTGTCCAAACACATCAAAGTCCATCGCTTTCCACGAAGCAGCAGGACAGCGCGCACTGCACACTGA